In Acidithiobacillus sp. AMEEHan, the genomic window ACCCTCATGCCCGCTGGGATACCGCCATCGGTTCGGTAATCACCCAGCTGATCATGGCCGCGGTATTGATCGCAACCGCTGCAACTATTGGCATGTCCAATCCCAATGCCTCCCTGAATACCGTGCAACAGTTGTCAGAGGCCATTACGCCCTTTCTCGGGACGGCCTGGGGACGCATCGTCTTCTCTTTGGGCATCGTCGGCGCCGGCATGATTGCCGCCATCGTTGCCACCCTGGCGGCGGCCTGGGGCTGGGGCGAAGTCACGGGCTTCAAGCATTCCCTCGAGCATCATCCCAAGGAGGCACCCTGGTTCTATGGCACCTACACCCTGGTATTACTGGCGGGTACCATCGCGGTGATCTTCATTCCCGATCTGGTCAGCCTGGATATCGCGGTAGAGGTCATGAATGCGCTTTTGCTCCCGCTGGTGCTGGGCTTCCTGATTGCTCTGGCGTTCAAGGCGCTCCCCGACGAGCATCGCCTGCGCGGCTGGTATTTTTGGGTGGTTCTGGTTTTAGGCGGCGCCAGCGCCGGACTTGGGGTCTACGGCGGCATCACCAGCATTCCCGGCCTCTAGTCTCGCATTGCCGACGCAGGGAGTGCGCCGTATGCTCCCTTCATGAAAGAGGAACGCGTCACCGAAGTCCATCCATACCATCAAGCAATGGCAGGGATCCTCGACCAGGCCCACCTGTCATCGCGACATTACCGCCTCTGGCTGCTGGCAACCGCCGGTCCGCTACTGAGTGGCGTGAGCATGATGGTACTCGGCATCAGCCTGCCGCTGTTACACACGCCTTTCCATCTTCATCCCAGCAGCATGGGCCTGGCAGCGGCGAGCCTGATGGGGGGCACGGTCATCGGCGCGTTGCTGAGCGGGCACTTGGCCGATCGTTTTGGCCGCCGGCCGCTGCTCATCGCCAATGCCTTGGGCCTCCTGCTTGCAGGGATCTGGCTCAGTCTCGCGCCTAACGCCACTCTTCTGCTTCTGGGAGAGCTGGTTCTCGGGATTGCCGTGGGCGGCGATTTTCCGGTAGGGAGCAGCTATATTTCTGAGTTCATGCCGCAACACCATCGCGGGCGCATGCTCGCCGCGTCAATGGCTCTGCAACCCTTGGGCATGCTGCTCAGCGCCGGGATCGCCCTGCTGCTGATAGACGGCAGCGGTACCGCCTGGCGTTGGCTCATGGCTTGGCAGGCCGCCATCGCCCTGCCCTACTTTTTGGGTCGGTGGCGACTACCCGAGAGCATACGTTGGTTGATGGCGCACGGCCACAATCAGATCGCCGTAGCGGAGCTTACCCGTTTTGCGCCACAACGCGCCACAGAATTACAGCGGATGGGCAGAGAACTGGGCCATCGTATCCATGAGGTAAGCAAGACTCCAGTCGCTGCCAAGCCTGCCTGGCAGATATTGTTTACCAAGGAATATCGTCGGCGCAGCTCACTGGTCACTCTTCCCTGGTTTCTGATGGATATGACGACCTACGGGATCGGCCTGTTCACTCCGATCCTGCTTGCCTCGATGAGCTTCCTGCCGCCGGATCTTTCGGCCTCCCAGAGAGACTGGGTCAACACCCTGCACACGGCAGAGGTGGATTTCTTTCTCCTCGCCGGCGCCGTGGCTGCCCTCTGGCTCGTCCCCCGTTTTGGACGGATGCAGATGCAGATCCAGGGTTTTTGGGGGATGACCCTGGGCTTGCTGCTGCTCTGGCTGGCGACGACGGCGCACTGGTCCTTTGTTGCGCTGTTTCTGGGCTTTGCCGTCTACAATTTCACCATGACCGTCGGGCCCAATGCGACCACCTTCATCTTGCCTACCGAGATGTATCCGACCCAGGTCCGCGCCCTTGGATCGGGCTTTGCCGCTGCCTTCGCCAAAATCGGGGCTACCCTGGCCGTCTTTTTGCTGCCCATACTGCAACACGATCTGGGCGTAGAGCTGCTCCTGCTCGGGCTGGCGCTGCTCAGTCTGCTCGGGGGAATTTTGACCTATACTTTCCGCGTGGAAGGCCACGGTCTGACTTTGGAGGAGCACCATGGAAGCCTGCCATTGCGCTCACGTCAGCTGGAAGGCTGAAATGCTCAAAGTAGGGGAGCTTATTGGTGAGCACATCGGAGATTCACATGCCGTTTTCTCATTTTGACGCGATCTTGCAGCAGGTAGCGCCGCTCGACGACATTCCGGTGGCGGTGGTGGATGCCGGCCAACGGGAAGTATTGGAAGCGGCCTGTGCCGCCAGGGCACAAAGCATCATCGAGCCCATTCTGTTGGGTAGCGCGCAACAGATCCGTGCATTGCTGGAGAATCTGCGACAGGAGACTGGTAACTGTCCATCGTTTCGCATTATTGACGTCCCAAGCAGTGAGGCGGCAGCGGAAGAGGCGGTACAGATGGTCGAACGCGGCGAAGCGGCGGCCATCATGAAAGGCCACATCCACAGCGATGCCTTTCTCCATCCCATCCTCGCCAAACTGCGCACCGATCGCCGTTTGTCCCACATCTTTGTCGCCGAGCTGGAAAGCTACCACAAACCCTTGCTCATCACCGATGCGGCGATCAACATCAGCCCGGACCTACTCAGCAAGGCAGCGATTCTGCAAAACGCCATCGATCTCGCCCGGATCCTCGGTGTCGAGCAGCCCAAGGCAGCGGCGTTGTCCGCAGTGGAGACGGTGAATCCCGCCATCGCTTCCACCGTCGATGCCGCCTGCCTGGCCAAAATGGCAGAGCGTGGGCAGATCCAGCACGCCATCGTCGATGGGCCCCTGGCCTTCGATAATGCCATCTCCGCCCATTCAGCCGAGGTCAAAGGAATCTCTAGTCCGGTCGCTGGCGAGGTGGATATCCTGCTCGTGCCGGATCTGGTTTCCGGCAACATCCTCGCCAAGGATCTGGAATATCTGGCCCATGCCAGCCTG contains:
- a CDS encoding MFS transporter, encoding MKEERVTEVHPYHQAMAGILDQAHLSSRHYRLWLLATAGPLLSGVSMMVLGISLPLLHTPFHLHPSSMGLAAASLMGGTVIGALLSGHLADRFGRRPLLIANALGLLLAGIWLSLAPNATLLLLGELVLGIAVGGDFPVGSSYISEFMPQHHRGRMLAASMALQPLGMLLSAGIALLLIDGSGTAWRWLMAWQAAIALPYFLGRWRLPESIRWLMAHGHNQIAVAELTRFAPQRATELQRMGRELGHRIHEVSKTPVAAKPAWQILFTKEYRRRSSLVTLPWFLMDMTTYGIGLFTPILLASMSFLPPDLSASQRDWVNTLHTAEVDFFLLAGAVAALWLVPRFGRMQMQIQGFWGMTLGLLLLWLATTAHWSFVALFLGFAVYNFTMTVGPNATTFILPTEMYPTQVRALGSGFAAAFAKIGATLAVFLLPILQHDLGVELLLLGLALLSLLGGILTYTFRVEGHGLTLEEHHGSLPLRSRQLEG
- a CDS encoding bifunctional enoyl-CoA hydratase/phosphate acetyltransferase, producing MPFSHFDAILQQVAPLDDIPVAVVDAGQREVLEAACAARAQSIIEPILLGSAQQIRALLENLRQETGNCPSFRIIDVPSSEAAAEEAVQMVERGEAAAIMKGHIHSDAFLHPILAKLRTDRRLSHIFVAELESYHKPLLITDAAINISPDLLSKAAILQNAIDLARILGVEQPKAAALSAVETVNPAIASTVDAACLAKMAERGQIQHAIVDGPLAFDNAISAHSAEVKGISSPVAGEVDILLVPDLVSGNILAKDLEYLAHASLAGIVMGAKVPIILTSRADPPRARLVSAALAALLHYAEKSK